The sequence CGAAGAGGTCGACATCGAGATCCGCAAGGAGGATCTTCATATGGATACTTTCCGAAGCGGAGGAAAAGGCGGCCAAAATGTCAACAAAGTTGAAACGGCGGTCCGTATCACCCACATTCCGACCGGAATTGTAGTGGCCTGCCAGGAAGAACGATCCCAGCTTCAAAACCGTGAACGGTCATTGAAAATGCTTCGGGCGAAGCTCTACGACATGCAGCTTGCAGAAAAAAACAAGGAGCGGGCCGATCTTCGCAGATCGATGGTTACAACCGGTGATCGCAGCGCCAAAATCCGCACCTACAATTTCCCGCAATCGAGGGTAACCGACCATCGTATCGGCTTTACAAGTCATGCTCTGCCCCAGATACTCGAAGGCAACCTCGATGAAGTCATAGAAGCCCTCAAACTTCACGAACAAACTGTACGCCTGCAGGAAGAGCGTCAATAACGAGCTTGATTGCAACCATTTTGGTATATTTGCAAAAGCGTTGTAAGCTGATCATAAAGAAGACGATGAACAACAACTTTGAAATTAAAGCAACAGGCAAAAGCAAGGGCGAATGGATTTTTCATGGGGAGTTTCATGAAACTGTTGACTATCTCTCTAACCACAAAAGAATCCTTGAGTTCAATCCCTTCTGCTACGAAGTGGAAAAAACCGATATAGATAATATCTATAAATGGCATTTTCGGGTAACCGATCCCCAAAACAACCCGTTTGACGTTATCTTCTTTATTGAGGAAAAGCAGGAACTGATGGTTATTTTACCGGATGAGTATGAAGATATGGATCCGGACAATATTCCCGAAAATATCATTCATGAAAGTACCGTCGGTAAAAAAATCATCTGGGAGCACTATCCTACCGATACAGCGATCGATGACCCCAAAAACTATATTTTTGAAGGCAGGGCCTTTGCAGAAATGTATGTGCACCCCC comes from Prosthecochloris marina and encodes:
- a CDS encoding DUF1997 domain-containing protein, producing MNNNFEIKATGKSKGEWIFHGEFHETVDYLSNHKRILEFNPFCYEVEKTDIDNIYKWHFRVTDPQNNPFDVIFFIEEKQELMVILPDEYEDMDPDNIPENIIHESTVGKKIIWEHYPTDTAIDDPKNYIFEGRAFAEMYVHPHKKAQTKVDFDLKINVRFMLYPAFRIIPENVIKNMTNAGMSFIMQTATNKMFQSISKDFGKIQPA